A part of Desulfitibacter alkalitolerans DSM 16504 genomic DNA contains:
- the ssnA gene encoding putative aminohydrolase SsnA, which yields MLLVGNGTVITLGTDCKVMEGGAVLLKDGKIAAVGITADLQRQYPDAEYMDCRGKLIMPGFLNVHMHTYSTFARGIALKDEPPENFVQILERLWWRLDKTLALDDVYYSALIPFIESVKNGTTAILDHHASPFNIEGSLEQIARAAAEVGVRVNTCYEVSDRDGEERALAGIKENVDFIKKCQQENSQMLGATFGMHACFTIGEKTMEKCAQAAGELGVGVHIHAAESRADVEHNLKEYGLRVIERLNKHGLLGPKTMASHCVHINEREMELLAETKTNVAHNPQSNMNNAVGCADVIKMVEMGVMVGMGTDGMTSDMIEGMKAAHILHKFNRNDPRVGWMEVPAMQFINNPRIMANYFSLPMGELREGNAADVIVIDYDPPTPLTVDNYYGHMVFGMTGRMVDTTIVAGKVLMRKKELVGIDEAEINAKSRELAVKMWERF from the coding sequence ATGCTGCTTGTTGGAAACGGTACTGTGATAACTCTAGGAACTGACTGCAAGGTTATGGAAGGGGGAGCAGTGTTATTAAAGGACGGAAAAATCGCTGCTGTAGGCATAACGGCTGATCTGCAGAGGCAGTATCCTGATGCAGAATATATGGACTGCAGGGGAAAGCTGATCATGCCGGGATTTTTAAACGTACACATGCATACCTACAGCACCTTTGCCAGGGGTATAGCTTTAAAGGATGAACCCCCTGAAAATTTTGTGCAGATACTTGAAAGGCTCTGGTGGAGACTGGATAAAACCCTGGCGCTAGACGATGTGTACTACAGTGCTTTAATCCCCTTTATTGAATCAGTAAAAAACGGGACAACTGCAATTTTAGATCATCATGCAAGTCCCTTTAATATTGAAGGCAGTCTTGAGCAGATTGCCAGGGCAGCTGCAGAGGTTGGAGTTCGTGTAAATACCTGTTATGAGGTAAGCGACAGGGACGGTGAGGAAAGGGCCCTGGCAGGCATTAAAGAAAATGTAGATTTTATAAAAAAATGCCAGCAGGAAAATTCCCAGATGTTGGGAGCTACCTTTGGCATGCATGCCTGCTTTACAATAGGTGAAAAGACCATGGAGAAATGTGCCCAGGCAGCAGGGGAGCTGGGTGTGGGAGTTCATATTCATGCCGCCGAGAGCAGGGCAGACGTGGAGCATAACCTTAAAGAATATGGACTCAGGGTAATTGAAAGGCTAAACAAGCATGGACTTCTAGGCCCAAAGACCATGGCATCCCACTGTGTCCATATTAATGAAAGGGAAATGGAACTCCTTGCCGAAACAAAAACAAATGTTGCCCATAACCCCCAATCAAATATGAATAACGCAGTAGGCTGTGCCGATGTTATTAAAATGGTGGAAATGGGAGTTATGGTGGGTATGGGTACTGATGGAATGACCTCCGACATGATAGAGGGTATGAAGGCAGCCCATATACTTCATAAATTCAACAGGAATGACCCCAGGGTAGGGTGGATGGAAGTCCCCGCCATGCAGTTTATAAATAATCCAAGGATAATGGCCAATTACTTCTCGCTGCCCATGGGCGAACTAAGGGAAGGCAATGCAGCTGATGTAATAGTAATTGACTACGATCCCCCTACTCCCTTAACAGTAGATAATTACTACGGTCATATGGTCTTTGGAATGACAGGACGGATGGTTGACACCACCATAGTGGCAGGTAAAGTTCTAATGAGGAAGAAGGAACTGGTGGGTATTGATGAGGCAGAGATTAATGCCAAATCAAGAGAGCTGGCAGTTAAAATGTGGGAAAGATTCTAA
- a CDS encoding molybdopterin-dependent oxidoreductase, giving the protein MSKSISLMVNGESRTAGHPSSITLLEFLRNYLGLMGTKNGCAKGHCGACMVIVNGEAKRACLLRVNKLEGAVIETIEGISQAGELHPIQQAFIDAGAVQCGFCTPGMIMSAKALLDKNLNPSDEQIKEAFKHNLCRCTGYVKIIHAVKLAAKMLRKNKEATLKMEAAADQAAAKAIVGASPRKIDARDKVKGAPIYADDYVMENILYGKFLFSEHAHAHIVSIDTSEAQKSEGVAVVLTARDIPGENNFGLIVPQQPVLADKRVRYLGDAIAAVFAETPELAEEAVKKIKVEYKVLPAVFSAMESLKENALLIHEEGNIMHHVKVRKGDIEKAFAEADVIVEGEYYTPAVEHAYLEPESCLVRPEADGSVTIWTGSQGSFPFRKMIARSLALDEEKVRIIYTPCGGAFGGKEEPTVQIQSALAALKTGRPVKMVLTREESIRISTKRHAEHIYMKHGATRDGRIIAFESRAVCDTGAYISLGKPVVFRSAVVASGPYEIANVKADSYGVYTNNNPAGAFRGFGSTQVAFASELQMDKLAEKLGIDPVQLRRLNGLTEGKATITGQVLGKGVGYLETLDRTAKELEAAAARYKKQPLAPSKKIGIGIASSYKNVGLGTGKPDGAGAVTELNHKGRVTVKIGAIDMGQGSDTAMAQIAAAALGIEYELIDVLSSDTALCPDGEMTTASRQTYVTGNAVKAAAEILKDKILDFMAGQLGTGKDSLQIDQQGRVMNIKDSRAYDFSQVFQMAQENNIELKADYHYLPPKTYPHRECSDHEPGVSLEEYNIHYAYCFGTQGAIVEVDTETGDVKVLEIIAAQDVGTAIHPQNVEGQIEGSVAMGIGYALSEEYIVDESKVVTDNLKKIGVPMIDSIPEIKTIIVEEEDPEGPYGAKGMGEVPVNPTAPAILNAIYNAVGIRFNKIPVTRKRLLEELQK; this is encoded by the coding sequence ATGAGTAAAAGTATTTCCTTGATGGTAAATGGAGAGAGCAGAACAGCAGGTCATCCTTCATCCATAACCCTTTTGGAGTTTCTAAGAAACTATCTAGGTCTTATGGGTACTAAAAATGGTTGTGCCAAGGGGCATTGTGGTGCCTGTATGGTAATTGTTAATGGAGAGGCAAAAAGGGCATGTTTACTAAGGGTCAACAAGTTGGAGGGAGCGGTTATAGAAACCATTGAGGGCATTTCCCAGGCTGGCGAGCTGCATCCAATTCAGCAGGCCTTTATTGATGCCGGGGCAGTTCAGTGCGGCTTCTGTACCCCTGGAATGATCATGTCGGCAAAAGCCCTGCTTGATAAGAACTTAAATCCCAGTGATGAACAGATTAAAGAGGCATTTAAACATAACCTGTGCAGATGTACCGGGTATGTGAAGATAATCCATGCTGTGAAGCTGGCAGCCAAGATGTTAAGGAAAAATAAAGAAGCCACCTTGAAGATGGAAGCCGCAGCAGACCAGGCAGCAGCAAAAGCCATAGTGGGGGCTTCCCCCAGGAAAATTGATGCCCGGGACAAGGTAAAGGGTGCGCCAATTTACGCTGATGATTATGTCATGGAAAATATACTTTATGGAAAGTTTCTGTTTAGTGAACATGCCCATGCTCATATAGTATCAATTGACACCAGCGAAGCACAGAAGTCGGAAGGCGTGGCAGTTGTTTTAACAGCCAGGGACATACCAGGTGAAAACAACTTCGGGCTCATTGTACCCCAGCAGCCAGTTCTTGCAGATAAGCGAGTCCGCTATCTAGGCGACGCAATTGCAGCAGTATTTGCAGAAACTCCAGAGCTGGCTGAAGAGGCAGTAAAGAAAATCAAGGTGGAATATAAAGTCCTGCCGGCAGTGTTTTCCGCCATGGAAAGCCTGAAGGAGAATGCTTTGCTTATCCATGAAGAAGGCAATATCATGCACCATGTCAAGGTTAGAAAGGGAGACATTGAAAAAGCCTTTGCAGAGGCGGATGTTATTGTTGAGGGTGAATACTATACTCCGGCAGTAGAGCATGCATATTTAGAGCCTGAAAGCTGCCTGGTCAGGCCGGAAGCTGATGGTTCAGTGACAATCTGGACCGGCAGCCAGGGCTCCTTTCCCTTTAGAAAAATGATAGCCAGAAGCCTGGCCCTTGACGAAGAAAAAGTAAGGATAATTTATACTCCCTGTGGTGGGGCCTTTGGAGGCAAAGAAGAACCAACTGTGCAGATTCAAAGTGCACTGGCAGCTTTAAAGACCGGCCGGCCTGTAAAAATGGTTCTGACCAGAGAGGAATCAATTAGAATATCTACCAAACGCCATGCAGAGCATATCTATATGAAGCATGGAGCAACCAGGGATGGCAGAATAATTGCCTTTGAATCCAGGGCTGTTTGTGATACTGGTGCTTATATATCCCTTGGCAAGCCTGTGGTATTTCGATCTGCAGTAGTTGCTTCAGGTCCCTATGAAATTGCCAATGTAAAGGCTGATTCCTATGGGGTTTATACCAATAACAACCCGGCAGGAGCCTTCAGGGGCTTTGGCAGCACCCAGGTTGCCTTTGCCTCAGAATTGCAGATGGATAAACTGGCAGAAAAGCTGGGTATTGATCCAGTACAGCTGCGCAGGCTAAATGGTTTGACAGAGGGAAAGGCTACCATTACAGGACAGGTGCTGGGAAAGGGTGTAGGCTATCTTGAAACCCTTGACAGGACTGCAAAGGAGTTAGAAGCAGCAGCAGCCCGGTATAAAAAGCAGCCGCTGGCTCCTTCAAAAAAAATTGGTATTGGAATAGCCAGCTCCTACAAAAATGTAGGACTTGGTACAGGCAAGCCCGATGGAGCCGGGGCCGTAACAGAATTGAATCACAAGGGCAGGGTTACAGTAAAAATAGGTGCTATAGATATGGGACAGGGCTCTGATACTGCCATGGCGCAAATTGCTGCTGCTGCCCTGGGTATAGAATATGAATTGATAGATGTTTTATCAAGTGATACAGCCCTGTGTCCTGATGGGGAGATGACCACAGCCTCCAGACAAACCTATGTTACAGGCAACGCTGTAAAGGCTGCCGCGGAAATATTAAAAGACAAGATCCTGGATTTCATGGCAGGACAGTTGGGGACGGGGAAAGACAGCCTGCAAATAGACCAGCAGGGAAGGGTTATGAATATAAAAGACAGCAGGGCCTATGATTTCAGCCAGGTTTTCCAAATGGCCCAGGAAAATAACATTGAACTAAAGGCTGACTATCATTACCTGCCTCCCAAAACCTATCCCCACAGGGAATGTTCCGATCATGAGCCTGGAGTGAGTTTGGAGGAGTATAATATCCATTACGCATATTGCTTTGGCACTCAAGGGGCAATTGTTGAAGTGGATACTGAAACTGGGGATGTGAAGGTGCTGGAGATAATTGCTGCCCAGGATGTGGGCACGGCAATTCATCCCCAAAATGTGGAGGGACAAATAGAGGGCTCGGTAGCCATGGGTATAGGTTATGCCCTTTCTGAAGAATATATAGTAGATGAGAGTAAGGTGGTAACAGACAATCTTAAAAAAATTGGTGTCCCCATGATTGACAGTATACCCGAGATCAAAACCATAATAGTGGAAGAAGAAGACCCTGAAGGTCCTTATGGAGCCAAGGGCATGGGCGAGGTGCCGGTTAATCCCACAGCCCCTGCTATTTTAAATGCAATTTATAATGCTGTTGGCATACGTTTTAATAAAATTCCTGTAACCAGAAAAAGGCTCCTTGAAGAACTGCAAAAATAA
- a CDS encoding IclR family transcriptional regulator has product MIDSVARALQILSYLADNNEVGVRELSRIFEVNEATAYRTLNTLQKHGYVIQDMKTKKYRLGFETVRIGQSCLSSYDLVQVARKYSIELSRRINETVILMSRHGRFAVYVNKIESPHVVRIHSQIGSKIPINFGGFTKPIFVFLNEREQRELIGDKTYDEIKSQIQEFKTQGYTISDEEVDSGVLVLGCPVYNYEADIIGALNIPIPKIRLDEEKLPCIAEDLLKTSRDISQELGYRV; this is encoded by the coding sequence TTGATTGACTCAGTAGCTCGGGCTTTACAAATACTTAGTTACCTTGCAGATAACAATGAAGTAGGTGTTAGAGAGTTAAGCAGGATTTTTGAGGTAAATGAGGCTACAGCATATAGAACCTTAAATACCTTACAGAAGCACGGTTATGTAATTCAGGACATGAAAACAAAAAAATACAGGCTGGGATTTGAAACTGTAAGAATAGGACAGAGCTGTTTGAGCAGCTATGACCTGGTGCAGGTTGCAAGAAAATATTCCATTGAACTTAGCAGAAGAATTAACGAGACTGTAATTTTAATGTCCAGGCATGGTCGCTTTGCAGTATATGTTAATAAAATAGAATCACCTCATGTAGTAAGGATCCACTCTCAAATTGGCTCAAAAATTCCTATTAATTTTGGGGGCTTTACAAAACCAATTTTTGTATTCTTGAATGAAAGGGAGCAAAGGGAGTTAATTGGAGACAAGACATATGATGAAATAAAAAGCCAGATCCAGGAATTTAAGACCCAGGGCTACACCATAAGCGATGAAGAAGTAGATTCTGGAGTTTTAGTTCTTGGGTGTCCTGTATATAATTACGAGGCGGACATAATTGGGGCACTTAATATCCCTATTCCAAAAATCCGCCTGGATGAAGAAAAGCTGCCCTGTATAGCAGAAGACTTGCTTAAAACCTCCAGGGACATTTCCCAGGAACTGGGATACAGGGTTTAG
- a CDS encoding FAD binding domain-containing protein: protein MASFDVYSPEKVSDLMEYIKNAPANTKYLAGGTDLVIHIREKKVSPELVIDLSRINELQYIKEEENEIKIGAVTSFTTIEESPVIQKYAFCLAQAASGVGSVQIRNTGTIGGNVANASPAADSIPALVALGANLKIEGPEGSRMEKIEDFLVGVEKTILKPREYISEITIPKYGEGYKSGFAKLGRRKALAIARINLAVIVKLEGHIVKEMRIGLGAVGTTAYRPYAAEKALEGKKLDNALIEEMAELLSKVVEEKIGARASMPYKRAAIKGLVFDVGELLLK, encoded by the coding sequence ATGGCAAGTTTTGATGTATATTCACCGGAAAAAGTGTCTGACCTGATGGAATATATAAAAAATGCCCCTGCTAATACTAAATACTTAGCTGGAGGAACAGACCTGGTAATTCACATCAGAGAAAAGAAAGTTTCACCTGAGCTGGTAATAGACCTGTCACGCATCAATGAACTCCAATATATAAAAGAAGAAGAAAATGAAATAAAAATTGGTGCAGTGACCAGCTTTACGACAATTGAAGAAAGTCCAGTAATTCAAAAATACGCCTTTTGCCTTGCCCAGGCTGCCTCGGGAGTTGGATCAGTTCAGATTAGAAATACCGGTACTATTGGAGGTAATGTTGCCAATGCTTCTCCTGCAGCTGACAGCATTCCTGCCCTGGTTGCCCTTGGGGCAAATCTAAAAATTGAAGGCCCTGAAGGTTCAAGGATGGAAAAAATCGAAGACTTTCTAGTTGGAGTAGAAAAGACCATACTAAAGCCCAGGGAATATATCTCGGAAATAACTATTCCAAAATATGGTGAGGGCTATAAAAGCGGCTTTGCAAAGCTTGGCAGGCGCAAGGCCCTGGCAATTGCAAGGATAAACCTGGCAGTAATTGTTAAGCTTGAAGGTCATATAGTCAAAGAGATGCGTATTGGATTAGGTGCTGTGGGAACTACTGCCTACAGGCCCTATGCTGCCGAAAAGGCCCTTGAAGGCAAGAAACTGGATAATGCTCTAATTGAGGAAATGGCCGAGCTCCTCTCAAAGGTTGTTGAGGAAAAAATAGGGGCCAGGGCTTCCATGCCTTACAAAAGAGCAGCCATAAAGGGACTGGTATTTGACGTGGGAGAACTTTTATTAAAATAA
- a CDS encoding xanthine dehydrogenase family protein molybdopterin-binding subunit, which translates to MEYQYIGKPVIRQDAYGKVTGETRYMSDLKIPGMLWGRFLRSPHAHALIKRIDTSKAKQVDGVHAVVTHEDVPGLNAYGGVVQDQPVFCRDKVRLVGDFVAGVAAETKEIADKALELIEVEYELLPGVFDPEEAAKDHAPRVHEKGNIHLRTAVEKGDVEKAFNNAHIIVERVYHTPRQMHAYLETESGVAFFDDQGNLNMLCGSQYSHRDQIQLARILNMPEEKIKVTSNPMGGAFGGKDDLTIQGQLAILALKSKRPVKVVYSREESVLIGQKKHPMKIYMKTAAARDGTLLANEVKIYSDTGAYATLGGPVLNVALENCCSAYRMPNIKIEGLCVYTNNMISAPMRGFGANQSNFAMETQIDIIAHELGLDPMEIRLKNGLRQGDEGALGHTLTTAMGTIQTLEAAKNSELWRERGKYKANPTKPWKKRGIGLATGVKGVGYGRGLPDYGACDMSILENGNIRVAVGCPELGQGNTVAYSQMAAEALGFPIERIEVVTGHSHATPDSRTSTASRSIYAGGGAILIAAEKLKDELSKFAAHIIKDSDNESQNLSVEEMVKLALEHKKEISVHGHFDVPLADKGIPGAFGLPHLVYSATTHLALVEVDTCTGQVEVIKAVCALDAGRVINIQGLEGQSEGGTVMGMGYALLEDIELHEGKTDILNFNKYLIPTALDVPEIETIPVEVNEATGPFGAKGVAEGVCIPISPAITNAIYDAIGVRIETLPATLERVQDALKITSK; encoded by the coding sequence ATGGAATATCAATATATAGGCAAGCCTGTTATCAGGCAGGACGCATATGGCAAGGTAACTGGCGAGACCAGATATATGTCAGACCTTAAGATTCCTGGAATGCTCTGGGGGAGATTTCTTAGAAGTCCCCATGCCCATGCTTTAATTAAACGTATAGATACCTCTAAAGCAAAACAGGTAGATGGAGTTCATGCAGTAGTCACCCATGAGGACGTGCCCGGGCTAAACGCCTATGGTGGTGTAGTACAGGACCAGCCTGTTTTTTGCAGGGATAAGGTTAGACTTGTAGGGGACTTTGTAGCAGGTGTGGCTGCAGAGACTAAAGAAATCGCTGATAAAGCCCTGGAATTAATTGAAGTAGAGTATGAGCTGCTGCCTGGGGTATTTGATCCTGAAGAGGCAGCAAAAGACCATGCTCCAAGGGTTCATGAGAAAGGCAATATCCACCTGCGTACAGCAGTTGAAAAGGGGGACGTGGAAAAAGCCTTCAATAATGCTCACATTATTGTGGAGAGGGTTTACCACACCCCAAGGCAAATGCATGCATATTTGGAAACAGAAAGTGGAGTAGCCTTTTTTGATGACCAGGGGAATCTAAATATGCTTTGCGGCAGTCAGTATTCTCACAGGGATCAGATACAGTTGGCACGGATTCTTAATATGCCCGAGGAAAAAATCAAGGTTACAAGCAATCCCATGGGGGGAGCCTTTGGTGGTAAGGATGACTTGACCATTCAAGGTCAGCTGGCTATATTAGCCTTAAAATCCAAAAGACCGGTAAAGGTTGTATATAGTCGAGAGGAATCAGTCTTAATCGGCCAAAAGAAACACCCAATGAAAATCTATATGAAAACAGCAGCTGCAAGGGATGGCACCCTTCTGGCCAATGAAGTAAAGATATATTCAGATACTGGTGCCTATGCAACCCTTGGGGGGCCAGTATTAAATGTGGCTTTAGAAAACTGCTGCAGTGCTTACAGGATGCCTAACATAAAAATAGAAGGCTTGTGCGTCTATACAAATAATATGATCAGTGCCCCAATGCGGGGTTTTGGTGCAAACCAGTCTAACTTTGCAATGGAAACCCAGATTGATATTATAGCCCATGAGCTTGGGTTGGACCCCATGGAAATCCGTCTGAAAAACGGACTCCGTCAGGGTGATGAGGGAGCTCTAGGACATACCCTGACAACTGCCATGGGTACCATCCAAACCCTGGAGGCTGCGAAAAACAGCGAGCTCTGGAGGGAAAGGGGAAAATACAAGGCCAATCCAACCAAACCATGGAAAAAGCGGGGAATAGGTCTGGCTACTGGAGTCAAGGGCGTTGGTTATGGAAGGGGACTTCCAGACTATGGTGCCTGCGATATGAGTATCCTTGAAAATGGGAATATTAGAGTTGCTGTAGGGTGTCCTGAGCTAGGCCAGGGGAATACAGTGGCATACAGCCAGATGGCAGCGGAAGCCCTTGGTTTTCCAATTGAAAGGATTGAAGTTGTTACAGGCCACAGCCATGCAACCCCAGATTCAAGAACATCTACAGCCTCAAGGTCAATTTATGCTGGGGGGGGTGCCATTTTAATTGCCGCTGAAAAACTAAAAGACGAGTTATCCAAATTTGCAGCCCATATTATTAAGGATTCAGATAACGAAAGTCAGAACCTATCTGTAGAAGAAATGGTTAAACTAGCCCTGGAGCATAAAAAAGAAATCTCTGTACACGGCCATTTTGATGTGCCCCTTGCCGATAAGGGGATACCTGGAGCCTTTGGACTGCCTCATCTGGTTTATAGTGCTACAACCCATCTGGCCCTGGTTGAGGTCGATACCTGCACAGGCCAGGTAGAGGTTATCAAAGCAGTATGTGCCCTAGATGCTGGCAGGGTAATTAATATACAAGGATTGGAAGGCCAATCAGAAGGTGGAACAGTAATGGGTATGGGCTATGCCCTGCTGGAGGATATAGAACTGCATGAAGGAAAAACTGATATACTAAACTTTAACAAATATCTCATACCTACAGCATTAGATGTACCTGAAATTGAAACCATACCTGTGGAAGTAAATGAAGCAACAGGCCCCTTTGGTGCCAAGGGAGTTGCAGAAGGGGTATGTATACCCATATCACCGGCTATTACTAATGCAATTTATGATGCAATAGGTGTAAGGATTGAAACCCTGCCTGCTACTTTGGAAAGGGTACAGGATGCTTTAAAAATAACAAGCAAATAA
- a CDS encoding (2Fe-2S)-binding protein — translation MKIKLKVNNQLVEKEVDPSIRLIDFLREDLDLTGTKEGCGAGECGACTVIIDGKAVNSCLVLVGQCQDKEIITVEGLAKNGELDPLQDAFVKEGAVQCGYCTPGMLMSAKALLLENPSPTEEEIRKAISGNLCRCTGYVKIVKAIQTAADNPREV, via the coding sequence TTGAAAATAAAACTAAAAGTAAACAACCAATTAGTTGAAAAAGAAGTTGATCCCAGCATACGATTAATTGACTTTTTAAGAGAGGACCTTGATTTGACTGGTACCAAGGAGGGCTGTGGTGCCGGTGAGTGTGGAGCCTGTACAGTTATTATTGACGGAAAAGCAGTAAATTCATGCCTTGTACTTGTTGGGCAGTGCCAGGATAAGGAAATAATTACTGTGGAGGGATTAGCTAAAAATGGAGAGCTAGATCCCCTGCAGGATGCTTTTGTGAAAGAAGGTGCCGTTCAGTGCGGATACTGCACTCCTGGTATGCTCATGTCTGCAAAGGCCCTTCTATTAGAAAATCCGAGCCCAACTGAAGAAGAAATCAGGAAGGCTATTTCAGGCAACCTCTGCAGGTGTACAGGATATGTGAAGATAGTCAAGGCTATCCAAACAGCAGCTGATAATCCAAGGGAGGTGTAA